The Brachyspira hyodysenteriae ATCC 27164 genome includes a window with the following:
- a CDS encoding YajQ family cyclic di-GMP-binding protein, whose amino-acid sequence MAKDPSFDIVSEVDMQVIDDCVNVAVKEIDNRFDFKGQNIQIELNKGEKTITILAPADFVLNQVRDILFQKFIKRGLNQKCLREKKKEKAAGDAIREINEIVHGIDKDLAKQIVKDIKDMKLKVQASIQDEQIRVSGAKKDDLQAVITMIKGKDYPIPLQFTNYR is encoded by the coding sequence ATGGCAAAAGATCCAAGTTTTGATATAGTTTCTGAGGTTGATATGCAGGTTATAGATGACTGTGTTAATGTTGCTGTTAAAGAAATAGATAATAGATTCGATTTCAAAGGACAGAATATACAAATTGAATTAAATAAAGGCGAAAAAACAATAACTATATTAGCACCTGCAGATTTTGTTCTTAATCAAGTTAGAGATATTTTATTTCAGAAATTCATTAAAAGAGGCTTAAATCAAAAGTGTTTAAGAGAAAAGAAAAAAGAAAAAGCAGCCGGAGATGCTATAAGAGAGATCAATGAAATAGTTCATGGTATAGATAAAGATTTAGCTAAGCAGATAGTTAAAGATATAAAAGATATGAAATTGAAAGTTCAGGCTAGCATACAAGATGAACAGATCAGAGTTTCAGGAGCTAAAAAAGATGATTTGCAGGCTGTTATTACTATGATTAAAGGAAAAGATTATCCTATACCTTTACAGTTTACAAATTACAGATAA